GAGGCCTCGGCGACGGTGCGCTGGCTGTTGCTGAAGACCATGATCAGGCTGCGATACTGGCTGCCGACATCGTCGCCCTGACGCTCGCCCTGCGTTGGGTCGTGATGTTCCCAGAACAGTTGCAGCAGATGGTCATAGCTGATCAGGGAGCTGTCAAAGACGACGCGGACGACCTGAGCATGGCCGGTCTGGCCGGATCCGACCTGATCGGGGGTCGGGTTCTCGGTCTGCCCGCCCGCGAAACCGACCTGCGTAAGCCAGACGCCGTTCTGTTTCCAAAACAGCCGTTCGGGCGCCCGATAGCAGCCCATGCCGAACACCGCCTGATCATAGCCCTGCGGCAGGGGCGCATCCATTGGGCGGTCAAAGATTGCGTGGTTGGTCATG
The Paracoccus alcaliphilus DNA segment above includes these coding regions:
- the msrA gene encoding peptide-methionine (S)-S-oxide reductase MsrA; translation: MTNHAIFDRPMDAPLPQGYDQAVFGMGCYRAPERLFWKQNGVWLTQVGFAGGQTENPTPDQVGSGQTGHAQVVRVVFDSSLISYDHLLQLFWEHHDPTQGERQGDDVGSQYRSLIMVFSNSQRTVAEASKVDYGNRLAVAGFGAITTQIISAAPFWPAPDADQQYLEKNPDADCSLQGTGVEASIPNPDPN